From the Syntrophorhabdaceae bacterium genome, the window CGGCGGCGACATCACGAGGAAAAGGAAGCTCCTTGAGAAGCAGAAAAAAGGCAAGAAGCGCATGCGCATGGTCGGCAACGTTGAGATACCCCAGAGCGCCTTCATGGCCGCGCTGAAGACCGACAATGAATAAACCGACAATGAATAAACCGACAATGAATAAACCGACAATAAATAAGCCGACAATAAATAAGCCGACAATGAATAACAAAGACCTGCCGGGACTCTATATCCATGTACCATTTTGCAAGACAAAATGTCCCTATTGTGACTTCTATTCGATTACGGATCCCTCCCTCATCCAATCCTGGCTTGATGGAGTTCAAAAGGAGGCCCTTATTTATAGTAAGGAAGGGTTTTCAGCCTTTGATACTCTCTACATCGGAGGGGGGACACCATCGATCCTCGGCGAATATGAGCTTGAGCAATTAATAGTTTCTCTCCGAAAGAGCTTTGCCTTTTCGCCGGATGCGGAGGTGACTATCGAGATGAACCCCGACGATATTACACCCCCCCGGCTTGCCTGCTACAAGGCACTCGGCATCAACCGTCTGAGCGTAGGGGTCCAGTCGTTGCAGGAGGAGGAGCTCCGTTTCTTGCAGCGGAGACACACGGCAGTTGCAGCAGAACGGGCAATGGAGCTCATGCAATCCTCAGGATTCCATAATTTTGGTGTTGATCTCATGTATGGTTTCCATGGCCAGACCAAAAGGAGCTGGGCAAACACCCTCGAGAGGGTCCTTTCATGGGAACCTGCCCACCTTTCCTGCTATCAGTTGACCGTGTCAGATGGAACTCCTTTCGGTAGGATGGTATCGGAGGGTAAACTCAAAAGGATCACCGAAGAACAGGAGAGACGATTCTTTACATATACCTCACATTTCTTGCAGGATCATGGCTTTATTCATTATGAGGTCTCAAATTTTGCAAAAGGAGAAGAATATTTTTCATGCCATAACCTGAAATACTGGCAACGCACAGCGTACCTCGGGCTTGGCCCCGGAGCACATTCCTTCCGTGATAACGTGCGTTGGTGGAACTGCAGGTCTGTAAGAGATTATTGTCACCTCCTTTTGGAAGGCAAACGACCTGTGGCGGGGCAGGAGAAGCTTTCCCCGGAACAGGTAAGACTCGAAAAGCTCCTGCTCGGCTTCAGGACCCAAAACGGCGTGAACGTAGATGATATTGTATATCAATCTTCCGATAGCGAGATGCTGGTACAGCTTAAGTCCTCCGGCATTGTCAGGGTTGAAGGCAACAGGGTCTCACCGACACTCAATGGCTACCTGATAGCAGACCGAATCCCCCTTATGTTTTTTTAGTTGATCTTTTTTAAATTTTCTATTGACAAAAATACCATTATGCTCT encodes:
- the hemW gene encoding radical SAM family heme chaperone HemW codes for the protein MNKPTMNKPTMNKPTINKPTINKPTMNNKDLPGLYIHVPFCKTKCPYCDFYSITDPSLIQSWLDGVQKEALIYSKEGFSAFDTLYIGGGTPSILGEYELEQLIVSLRKSFAFSPDAEVTIEMNPDDITPPRLACYKALGINRLSVGVQSLQEEELRFLQRRHTAVAAERAMELMQSSGFHNFGVDLMYGFHGQTKRSWANTLERVLSWEPAHLSCYQLTVSDGTPFGRMVSEGKLKRITEEQERRFFTYTSHFLQDHGFIHYEVSNFAKGEEYFSCHNLKYWQRTAYLGLGPGAHSFRDNVRWWNCRSVRDYCHLLLEGKRPVAGQEKLSPEQVRLEKLLLGFRTQNGVNVDDIVYQSSDSEMLVQLKSSGIVRVEGNRVSPTLNGYLIADRIPLMFF